One part of the Anguilla anguilla isolate fAngAng1 chromosome 11, fAngAng1.pri, whole genome shotgun sequence genome encodes these proteins:
- the nemp1 gene encoding nuclear envelope integral membrane protein 1 isoform X1, with protein sequence MCIITVMARHMKRRIGFNCKNSRTTVIILSFVLHLLLLIEQTSAILPITPIKEGKEYQESGPQHFCYHNHLVPGWRETWTRIQIQVHSSRELKVTVVQDEEELQELEHFSMWTLVQYFMREHSNETVVDVGLFSTKTCFRVDPADSRAKYTVRLAHHFDIYLFLVFASGLLLFLYADTLSRSQLFYYSAGMSTGMIASLIILIFIMARLLPKRSPFYVLIVGGWSFSVYLIQLVFRNLQIILKEHWHLAIGYTAVVGFVSFAVCYRHGPLVEERSINILSWTLQIFGLLLVYAGIQVQQVALAVIVAAFCAKNLEYPVQLGLTAYRRLSANIALYHSRLRPKWCRKLEPRRLLTVEEYQRQGEEETQRALEELREYCSSPDFHTWKTVSRLQSPKRFADFMEGSPHLMGNEVSIHAQEYGLGGSFFEDELFATDEDEEDEEEEEQREKPKEWSRNHKDM encoded by the exons ATGTGCATCATTACTGTCATGGCGCGACACATGAAACGAAGAATTGGATTTAATTGCAAAAATTCAAGAACGACAGTAATTATACTGTcttttgtgttgcatttgcTTCTACTAATAGAACAAACCTCAG CTATATTGCCTATAACCCCCATAAAAGAAGGGAAGGAATACCAGGAGTCCGGACCACAGCACTTCTGTTACCACAATCACCTGGTGCCAGGATGGAGGGAGACCTGGACACGGATTCAG ATCCAGGTGCACAGCTCCAGGGAGCTGAAGGTGACGGTGGTGCAGGAcgaggaggagctgcaggagctggagcacTTCAGCATGTGGACCCTGGTGCAATACTTCATGCGGGAGCACTCCAACGAGACCGTCGTGGACGTGGGCCTGTTCAGCACGAAGACCTGCTTCCGGGTCGACCCGGCCGACTCCAGGGCCAAGTACACCGTCAGGCTCGCGCACC ATTTCGACATTTACCTGTTCCTGGTGTTTGCGTCTGGATTGCTGCTGTTCCTCTATGCTGACACACTTAGCAG GAGTCAGCTGTTCTATTACTCAGCTGGAATGAGCACGGGCATGATCGCCtccctcatcatcctcatcttcatcatgGCTCGCTTGCTGCCCAAG AGAAGCCCGTTCTACGTGCTGATAGTCGGGGGCTGGTCCTTCTCGGTCTACCTCATCCAGCTGGTGTTCCGAAACCTGCAGATCATTCTGAAGGAGCACTGGCACCTGGCCATAG GCTACACAGCGGTGGTGGGCTTCGTTAGCTTTGCGGTGTGCTACCGCCACGGCCCCCTGGTGGAGGAGCGCAGCATTAACATCCTGTCCTGGACGCTGCAGATATTTGGTCTGCTGCTGGTGTATGCCGGCATCCAggtccagcaggtggcgctggcTGTCATCGTGGCGGCCTTCTGCGCCAAGAATCTGGAGTATCCCGTCCAGCTGGGCCTGACTgcgtacag AAGGCTCAGTGCTAACATTGCACTGTACCACAGCAGGCTGAGACCAAAATGGTGCCGGAAGCTGGAGCCTCGTCGCCTTCTCACCGTGGAGGAGTACCAGAGgcagggggaagaggagacaCAGCGTGccctggaggagctgcgggAGTACTGCAGCAGCCCAGATTTCCATACCTGGAAGACCGTCTCCAGGCTGCAGTCTCCTAAGAG GTTCGCAGACTTCATGGAAGGCTCACCCCACTTAATGGGGAATGAAGTGTCAATTCATGCGCAGGAATACGGGCTGGGGGGGTCCTTCTTCGAGGACGAGCTCTTCGCCACagacgaggatgaggaggacgaggaggaggaggagcagagggagaagCCTAAAGAGTGGTCCAGGAACCACAAAGACATGTGA
- the nemp1 gene encoding nuclear envelope integral membrane protein 1 isoform X3, protein MCIITVMARHMKRRIGFNCKNSRTTVIILSFVLHLLLLIEQTSAILPITPIKEGKEYQESGPQHFCYHNHLVPGWRETWTRIQIQVHSSRELKVTVVQDEEELQELEHFSMWTLVQYFMREHSNETVVDVGLFSTKTCFRVDPADSRAKYTVRLAHHFDIYLFLVFASGLLLFLYADTLSRSQLFYYSAGMSTGMIASLIILIFIMARLLPKRSPFYVLIVGGWSFSVYLIQLVFRNLQIILKEHWHLAIGYTAVVGFVSFAVCYRHGPLVEERSINILSWTLQIFGLLLVYAGIQVQQVALAVIVAAFCAKNLEYPVQLGLTAYRLRPKWCRKLEPRRLLTVEEYQRQGEEETQRALEELREYCSSPDFHTWKTVSRLQSPKRFADFMEGSPHLMGNEVSIHAQEYGLGGSFFEDELFATDEDEEDEEEEEQREKPKEWSRNHKDM, encoded by the exons ATGTGCATCATTACTGTCATGGCGCGACACATGAAACGAAGAATTGGATTTAATTGCAAAAATTCAAGAACGACAGTAATTATACTGTcttttgtgttgcatttgcTTCTACTAATAGAACAAACCTCAG CTATATTGCCTATAACCCCCATAAAAGAAGGGAAGGAATACCAGGAGTCCGGACCACAGCACTTCTGTTACCACAATCACCTGGTGCCAGGATGGAGGGAGACCTGGACACGGATTCAG ATCCAGGTGCACAGCTCCAGGGAGCTGAAGGTGACGGTGGTGCAGGAcgaggaggagctgcaggagctggagcacTTCAGCATGTGGACCCTGGTGCAATACTTCATGCGGGAGCACTCCAACGAGACCGTCGTGGACGTGGGCCTGTTCAGCACGAAGACCTGCTTCCGGGTCGACCCGGCCGACTCCAGGGCCAAGTACACCGTCAGGCTCGCGCACC ATTTCGACATTTACCTGTTCCTGGTGTTTGCGTCTGGATTGCTGCTGTTCCTCTATGCTGACACACTTAGCAG GAGTCAGCTGTTCTATTACTCAGCTGGAATGAGCACGGGCATGATCGCCtccctcatcatcctcatcttcatcatgGCTCGCTTGCTGCCCAAG AGAAGCCCGTTCTACGTGCTGATAGTCGGGGGCTGGTCCTTCTCGGTCTACCTCATCCAGCTGGTGTTCCGAAACCTGCAGATCATTCTGAAGGAGCACTGGCACCTGGCCATAG GCTACACAGCGGTGGTGGGCTTCGTTAGCTTTGCGGTGTGCTACCGCCACGGCCCCCTGGTGGAGGAGCGCAGCATTAACATCCTGTCCTGGACGCTGCAGATATTTGGTCTGCTGCTGGTGTATGCCGGCATCCAggtccagcaggtggcgctggcTGTCATCGTGGCGGCCTTCTGCGCCAAGAATCTGGAGTATCCCGTCCAGCTGGGCCTGACTgcgtacag GCTGAGACCAAAATGGTGCCGGAAGCTGGAGCCTCGTCGCCTTCTCACCGTGGAGGAGTACCAGAGgcagggggaagaggagacaCAGCGTGccctggaggagctgcgggAGTACTGCAGCAGCCCAGATTTCCATACCTGGAAGACCGTCTCCAGGCTGCAGTCTCCTAAGAG GTTCGCAGACTTCATGGAAGGCTCACCCCACTTAATGGGGAATGAAGTGTCAATTCATGCGCAGGAATACGGGCTGGGGGGGTCCTTCTTCGAGGACGAGCTCTTCGCCACagacgaggatgaggaggacgaggaggaggaggagcagagggagaagCCTAAAGAGTGGTCCAGGAACCACAAAGACATGTGA
- the nemp1 gene encoding nuclear envelope integral membrane protein 1 isoform X2 has protein sequence MCIITVMARHMKRRIGFNCKNSRTTVIILSFVLHLLLLIEQTSAILPITPIKEGKEYQESGPQHFCYHNHLVPGWRETWTRIQIQVHSSRELKVTVVQDEEELQELEHFSMWTLVQYFMREHSNETVVDVGLFSTKTCFRVDPADSRAKYTVRLAHHFDIYLFLVFASGLLLFLYADTLSRSQLFYYSAGMSTGMIASLIILIFIMARLLPKRSPFYVLIVGGWSFSVYLIQLVFRNLQIILKEHWHLAIGYTAVVGFVSFAVCYRHGPLVEERSINILSWTLQIFGLLLVYAGIQVQQVALAVIVAAFCAKNLEYPVQLGLTAYSRLRPKWCRKLEPRRLLTVEEYQRQGEEETQRALEELREYCSSPDFHTWKTVSRLQSPKRFADFMEGSPHLMGNEVSIHAQEYGLGGSFFEDELFATDEDEEDEEEEEQREKPKEWSRNHKDM, from the exons ATGTGCATCATTACTGTCATGGCGCGACACATGAAACGAAGAATTGGATTTAATTGCAAAAATTCAAGAACGACAGTAATTATACTGTcttttgtgttgcatttgcTTCTACTAATAGAACAAACCTCAG CTATATTGCCTATAACCCCCATAAAAGAAGGGAAGGAATACCAGGAGTCCGGACCACAGCACTTCTGTTACCACAATCACCTGGTGCCAGGATGGAGGGAGACCTGGACACGGATTCAG ATCCAGGTGCACAGCTCCAGGGAGCTGAAGGTGACGGTGGTGCAGGAcgaggaggagctgcaggagctggagcacTTCAGCATGTGGACCCTGGTGCAATACTTCATGCGGGAGCACTCCAACGAGACCGTCGTGGACGTGGGCCTGTTCAGCACGAAGACCTGCTTCCGGGTCGACCCGGCCGACTCCAGGGCCAAGTACACCGTCAGGCTCGCGCACC ATTTCGACATTTACCTGTTCCTGGTGTTTGCGTCTGGATTGCTGCTGTTCCTCTATGCTGACACACTTAGCAG GAGTCAGCTGTTCTATTACTCAGCTGGAATGAGCACGGGCATGATCGCCtccctcatcatcctcatcttcatcatgGCTCGCTTGCTGCCCAAG AGAAGCCCGTTCTACGTGCTGATAGTCGGGGGCTGGTCCTTCTCGGTCTACCTCATCCAGCTGGTGTTCCGAAACCTGCAGATCATTCTGAAGGAGCACTGGCACCTGGCCATAG GCTACACAGCGGTGGTGGGCTTCGTTAGCTTTGCGGTGTGCTACCGCCACGGCCCCCTGGTGGAGGAGCGCAGCATTAACATCCTGTCCTGGACGCTGCAGATATTTGGTCTGCTGCTGGTGTATGCCGGCATCCAggtccagcaggtggcgctggcTGTCATCGTGGCGGCCTTCTGCGCCAAGAATCTGGAGTATCCCGTCCAGCTGGGCCTGACTgcgtacag CAGGCTGAGACCAAAATGGTGCCGGAAGCTGGAGCCTCGTCGCCTTCTCACCGTGGAGGAGTACCAGAGgcagggggaagaggagacaCAGCGTGccctggaggagctgcgggAGTACTGCAGCAGCCCAGATTTCCATACCTGGAAGACCGTCTCCAGGCTGCAGTCTCCTAAGAG GTTCGCAGACTTCATGGAAGGCTCACCCCACTTAATGGGGAATGAAGTGTCAATTCATGCGCAGGAATACGGGCTGGGGGGGTCCTTCTTCGAGGACGAGCTCTTCGCCACagacgaggatgaggaggacgaggaggaggaggagcagagggagaagCCTAAAGAGTGGTCCAGGAACCACAAAGACATGTGA